From the genome of Actinomycetes bacterium, one region includes:
- a CDS encoding cysteine desulfurase — protein sequence MTADLSAPASSVLDVARIKADFPLLGRTVRGGRRLVYLDSGATSQKPVRVLDAEREFYERHNAAVHRGAHQLSEEATDAYEGARLTVATFIGADPGEVVFTKNATEAINLVAYSLSNAATGDPEAARFVVGPGDSIVVTEMEHHANLLPWQELCRRTGASLRWLGLTDDGRLDLSDLASVVDETTKLVAFVHQSNVLGTVNPVGAIVARAREVGALVLLDACQSVPHVPVDVASLGVDFVAFSGHKMLGPLGIGVLWGRRELLEVMPPFLTGGSMIEIVRMEGSTYAAPPQRFEAGVPMAAQAVGLAAACDYLSAIGMEAVAAHERALTAYALERLAEIPGVQVVGPRDVVDRGGAVSFTVEGIHPHDVGQVLDDQGVEVRVGHHCAWPLAQRFGVQSTTRASLYLYNDRSDLDALVDGVRYAQRFFGAA from the coding sequence GTGACGGCCGACCTGTCGGCTCCCGCGTCGTCCGTCCTGGACGTCGCCAGGATCAAGGCCGACTTCCCGTTGCTGGGCCGTACGGTGCGCGGTGGTCGCCGACTGGTCTACCTGGACAGCGGCGCCACCTCGCAGAAGCCGGTGCGGGTGCTGGACGCGGAGCGGGAGTTCTACGAGCGGCACAACGCGGCCGTTCATCGGGGGGCCCACCAGCTGTCCGAAGAGGCCACCGACGCCTACGAGGGCGCGCGGTTGACCGTGGCCACGTTCATCGGCGCGGACCCGGGCGAGGTGGTCTTCACCAAGAACGCCACCGAGGCGATCAACCTGGTCGCCTACTCGCTGTCGAACGCGGCCACCGGTGACCCCGAGGCGGCGCGCTTCGTCGTCGGCCCCGGGGACAGCATCGTGGTGACGGAGATGGAGCACCACGCCAACCTGCTGCCCTGGCAGGAGCTGTGCCGGCGCACCGGCGCCTCCCTGCGCTGGCTGGGGCTCACCGACGACGGCCGGCTCGACCTGTCCGACCTGGCGTCGGTCGTGGACGAGACCACGAAGCTGGTCGCCTTCGTGCACCAGTCCAACGTGCTCGGCACGGTCAACCCGGTCGGCGCCATCGTCGCCCGCGCCCGCGAGGTCGGCGCCCTCGTGCTGCTCGACGCCTGCCAGTCGGTGCCGCACGTCCCGGTCGACGTCGCCTCGCTGGGGGTCGACTTCGTAGCCTTCTCCGGCCACAAGATGCTCGGCCCGCTCGGCATCGGAGTGCTCTGGGGACGCCGCGAGCTGCTCGAGGTGATGCCCCCGTTCCTCACCGGCGGCTCCATGATCGAGATCGTGCGGATGGAGGGCAGTACCTACGCCGCCCCGCCGCAGCGTTTCGAGGCCGGCGTCCCGATGGCGGCCCAGGCGGTGGGGCTGGCGGCTGCGTGCGACTACCTGTCCGCGATCGGGATGGAAGCCGTGGCCGCGCACGAACGCGCGCTCACCGCCTACGCACTGGAGCGGCTGGCCGAGATCCCCGGGGTGCAGGTGGTCGGCCCGCGGGACGTGGTCGACCGCGGCGGTGCGGTCTCGTTCACCGTCGAGGGCATCCACCCACACGACGTCGGGCAGGTGCTCGACGACCAGGGCGTCGAGGTCCGGGTCGGCCACCACTGTGCCTGGCCGCTGGCCCAGCGGTTCGGCGTCCAGTCCACCACCCGGGCGTCGCTGTACCTGTACAACGACCGCTCCGACCTCGACGCGCTCGTCGACGGCGTGCGGTACGCGCAGCGATTCTTCGGGGCGGCCTGA
- a CDS encoding SUF system NifU family Fe-S cluster assembly protein gives MQLEALYQELILDHYRHPRHAGLREPFDAEVHHVNPTCGDEVTLRLRLDGDTVTDVSYEGLGCSISQASTSVMTDLVTGRTLAQAMETGDAFLALMQSRGQGEPDEELLEDAVAFVGVAKYPARVKCALLGWMAFKDAAARAVAAKEQA, from the coding sequence ATGCAGCTCGAGGCCCTGTACCAGGAGCTGATCCTGGACCACTACCGGCACCCGCGGCATGCCGGGCTCCGCGAGCCGTTCGACGCCGAGGTGCACCACGTGAACCCGACCTGCGGCGACGAGGTGACGCTGCGGCTCCGGCTGGACGGCGACACGGTTACGGACGTGTCCTATGAGGGGCTGGGCTGCTCGATCAGCCAGGCGTCGACGTCGGTCATGACCGACCTGGTGACCGGTCGCACCCTGGCCCAGGCGATGGAGACCGGGGATGCGTTCCTTGCCCTCATGCAGTCCAGGGGCCAGGGAGAGCCGGACGAGGAGCTGCTGGAGGATGCGGTGGCCTTCGTCGGGGTGGCCAAGTACCCGGCCAGGGTGAAGTGCGCGCTGTTGGGATGGATGGCGTTCAAGGATGCGGCGGCCCGGGCCGTCGCGGCGAAGGAGCAGGCATGA
- a CDS encoding metal-sulfur cluster assembly factor: MTETATGADRIETLTEAMRDVVDPELGINVVDLGLVYGITVDQNNVAVLDMTLTSAACPLTDVIEDQTRLALDGFVADVKINWVWMPPWGPDKITDEGREQLRALGFNV; encoded by the coding sequence ATGACCGAGACGGCTACCGGTGCCGACCGGATCGAGACGCTCACCGAGGCGATGCGCGACGTCGTCGACCCTGAGCTCGGGATCAACGTCGTCGACCTCGGACTGGTCTACGGGATCACCGTCGACCAGAACAACGTCGCCGTGCTGGACATGACGCTGACGAGCGCCGCGTGCCCGCTGACCGACGTCATCGAGGATCAGACGCGGCTGGCCCTCGACGGGTTCGTCGCCGATGTGAAGATCAACTGGGTGTGGATGCCCCCGTGGGGCCCCGACAAGATCACCGACGAGGGCCGCGAGCAGCTGCGTGCGCTCGGCTTCAACGTCTGA
- a CDS encoding neutral zinc metallopeptidase — MNQEAWTHGSAQQRQTWYSTGDRTADLNRCNAVAA, encoded by the coding sequence GTGAACCAGGAGGCGTGGACGCACGGCTCGGCCCAGCAGCGTCAGACCTGGTACTCGACCGGGGACCGGACGGCGGACCTCAACCGCTGCAACGCCGTCGCCGCCTGA
- a CDS encoding neutral zinc metallopeptidase: MFYETTEVWTAELGRRGTTLREPSLTFFDGAVRAGCGVASSQVGPFYCPGDGHIYLDVGFLAQLQQQLGAQGRYAQAYILAHEFGHHRQTVLGIESQVRRRQQADPAGANALSVQTQPPADCLAGVWGALANSAGNVTVSPADIAEAQTAAAAAR; encoded by the coding sequence GTGTTCTACGAGACGACCGAGGTGTGGACGGCCGAGCTGGGCCGCCGTGGGACGACGCTGCGCGAGCCTTCGCTGACCTTCTTCGACGGTGCGGTCCGGGCCGGGTGCGGCGTGGCGTCGTCCCAGGTCGGGCCGTTCTACTGCCCCGGCGACGGGCACATCTACCTCGACGTCGGGTTCCTCGCCCAGCTCCAGCAGCAGCTCGGGGCGCAGGGCCGCTACGCGCAGGCCTACATCCTGGCGCACGAGTTCGGACACCACCGGCAAACGGTGTTGGGGATCGAGTCGCAGGTTCGCCGGAGGCAGCAAGCCGACCCCGCCGGGGCCAACGCGCTGTCGGTCCAGACGCAGCCGCCGGCCGACTGCCTGGCGGGGGTGTGGGGCGCGCTCGCCAACTCCGCAGGCAACGTGACGGTGTCCCCCGCCGACATCGCCGAGGCGCAGACCGCGGCGGCGGCGGCCCGGTGA
- a CDS encoding ABC-F family ATP-binding cassette domain-containing protein, producing the protein MITAQTVELRAGARVLLSNATFRVAAGDRVGLVGRNGAGKTTLTRVLAGEGEPASGTVTRTGTVGYLPQDPRTGDLGVLARDRILSARDLDTVVRKLRETEGRMASADEATAEQAMRRYSRLQEEFTAQGGYAAESEAAQIAASLGLPERVLGQQLRTLSGGQRRRVELARILFSGAETLLLDEPTNHLDADSISWLREFLRTHKGGLVVISHDTGLLEATVNRVLHLDANRAELDVYNVGWTTYLKQRETDERRRRRERTNAEKQASALKAQADRMRYKATKAKAAQNMDRRAERLLSGLEGVRVQDRVARLRFPDPAPCGKTPLTASGLSKSYGSLEVFTDVDLAIDRGSKVVVLGLNGAGKTTLLRVLSGLEPPDTGQVEPGHGLKLGYYAQEHETLDTQRSVLANMASAAPDLPEVELRRILGSFLFTGDDVEKPAAVLSGGEKTRLALAKLVVSSANVLLLDEPTNNLDPASRVEVLQALRTFSGAVVLVTHDEGAVLALEPERVLLLPDGVEDLWTEDYADLVALA; encoded by the coding sequence ATGATCACCGCCCAGACCGTTGAGTTGCGCGCCGGGGCCCGGGTGCTGCTGAGCAACGCCACGTTCCGGGTCGCCGCCGGCGACCGGGTCGGTCTGGTCGGCCGCAACGGGGCCGGCAAGACGACCCTCACCCGGGTGCTGGCCGGCGAGGGCGAACCGGCGAGCGGCACGGTGACGCGCACCGGCACGGTGGGCTACCTGCCGCAGGACCCGCGCACCGGGGATCTGGGCGTGCTGGCCCGGGACCGGATCCTGTCCGCCCGAGACCTGGACACCGTGGTCCGAAAGCTGCGTGAGACCGAGGGCCGGATGGCCAGCGCGGACGAAGCCACGGCTGAGCAGGCGATGCGGCGCTACTCCCGGCTGCAGGAGGAGTTCACCGCGCAGGGCGGCTACGCGGCGGAGTCGGAGGCGGCCCAGATCGCGGCCAGCCTGGGGCTGCCGGAACGCGTGCTCGGCCAGCAGCTGCGCACGCTCTCCGGCGGGCAGCGCCGGCGGGTCGAGCTGGCCCGGATCCTGTTCAGCGGCGCGGAGACCCTGCTCCTCGACGAGCCCACCAACCACCTGGACGCCGACTCGATCAGCTGGCTGCGCGAGTTCCTGCGCACCCACAAGGGGGGCCTGGTGGTCATCAGCCACGACACCGGGCTGCTCGAGGCGACGGTGAACCGGGTGCTGCACCTGGACGCCAACCGGGCCGAGCTGGACGTCTACAACGTGGGGTGGACCACCTACCTCAAGCAGCGCGAGACCGACGAGCGCCGGCGGCGCAGGGAGCGGACCAACGCGGAGAAGCAGGCGTCCGCGCTCAAGGCTCAGGCCGACCGGATGCGCTACAAGGCCACCAAGGCGAAAGCCGCTCAGAACATGGACCGCCGGGCCGAGCGGCTGCTCTCCGGCCTCGAGGGGGTGCGGGTCCAGGACCGGGTGGCCCGGCTGCGCTTCCCAGATCCGGCCCCCTGCGGCAAGACCCCCCTCACGGCGTCCGGCCTGTCCAAGTCCTACGGGTCGCTCGAGGTGTTCACCGACGTGGACCTGGCGATCGACCGCGGCTCCAAGGTGGTCGTGCTGGGGCTCAACGGCGCCGGCAAGACCACGCTGCTGCGGGTCCTCAGTGGGCTGGAGCCCCCGGACACCGGCCAGGTGGAGCCCGGGCACGGGCTCAAGCTGGGCTACTACGCGCAGGAGCACGAGACGCTGGACACCCAGCGCTCGGTGCTGGCGAACATGGCCAGCGCGGCCCCCGATCTCCCCGAGGTCGAGCTGCGCCGGATCCTCGGCAGCTTCCTGTTCACCGGGGACGACGTCGAGAAGCCGGCGGCGGTGCTGTCCGGCGGGGAGAAGACCCGGCTGGCCCTGGCCAAGCTGGTCGTCTCCAGCGCCAACGTGCTGCTGCTCGACGAGCCCACCAACAACCTCGACCCGGCCAGCCGGGTCGAGGTGCTGCAGGCGCTGCGCACCTTCAGCGGGGCCGTCGTCCTGGTCACCCACGACGAGGGCGCGGTGCTCGCCCTGGAGCCCGAACGCGTGCTGCTGCTGCCGGACGGCGTCGAGGACCTGTGGACCGAGGACTACGCCGACCTGGTCGCGCTGGCCTGA
- a CDS encoding helix-turn-helix domain-containing protein, with product MADLGKGRRVTGAERDKLAAELKKKYESGTSIRALAESTGRSYGFVHRILTESETTLRGRGGATRGKGKK from the coding sequence GTGGCCGACCTGGGTAAGGGCCGCCGGGTGACCGGGGCCGAACGTGACAAGCTGGCCGCTGAGCTGAAGAAGAAGTACGAGAGCGGCACGAGCATCCGGGCGCTGGCCGAGTCGACCGGGCGCTCCTACGGTTTCGTGCACCGGATCTTGACCGAGTCGGAGACGACGCTGCGCGGGCGGGGCGGGGCGACCAGGGGCAAGGGCAAGAAGTAG
- a CDS encoding enoyl-CoA hydratase/isomerase family protein has protein sequence MDVEAGRLPSPERLAEACLRVETSDGVATLTLDRPDKRNAQTPLLWRTLAEVGTALVGQVRVVVVRAEGQTFSAGLDLRMITPEGIPGELAFHEMAGLPPADLDALIETYQQGFSWLRDPSFVSIAAVQGHAVGAGFQLALACDLRVAADDALFAMREPSLGLVPDLTGTHPLVAAIGYSRALEICATGRWVSAEEAARTGLVNLAVPREELDDAVNDLARALLSAPPGAVSATKALLQQAASNEYPAQLAAERVAQGHRLRALRAATGIG, from the coding sequence ATGGACGTGGAAGCCGGCCGGCTGCCGTCCCCGGAGCGGCTCGCCGAGGCGTGCCTTCGGGTCGAGACCAGCGACGGCGTGGCGACCCTCACGCTGGACCGACCCGACAAGCGCAACGCGCAGACGCCGCTGTTGTGGCGCACCCTCGCGGAGGTCGGCACGGCCCTGGTCGGACAGGTCAGGGTGGTGGTGGTGCGGGCTGAGGGCCAGACGTTCTCGGCCGGCCTCGACCTGCGGATGATCACCCCCGAGGGCATCCCGGGGGAGCTGGCCTTCCACGAGATGGCCGGGCTGCCGCCGGCCGACCTCGATGCGTTGATCGAGACCTACCAGCAGGGGTTCTCCTGGCTGCGCGACCCGTCGTTCGTCAGCATCGCAGCCGTCCAGGGGCACGCCGTCGGCGCCGGGTTCCAGCTGGCCCTCGCCTGTGACCTTCGGGTGGCCGCGGACGACGCGCTGTTCGCCATGCGGGAGCCCTCCCTCGGGCTGGTCCCGGACCTGACCGGGACCCATCCGCTGGTGGCCGCCATCGGCTACTCGCGGGCCCTCGAGATCTGTGCGACCGGGCGTTGGGTCAGCGCCGAGGAAGCCGCCCGGACCGGCCTGGTCAACCTCGCTGTGCCGCGTGAGGAGCTCGACGACGCGGTCAACGACCTGGCGCGGGCGCTGCTCAGCGCACCCCCGGGGGCCGTCTCGGCAACCAAGGCACTGCTCCAGCAGGCCGCGAGCAACGAGTACCCGGCCCAGCTGGCCGCCGAACGCGTCGCCCAGGGACACCGGCTGCGCGCGCTGAGAGCGGCGACTGGGATCGGCTGA